The genomic DNA GTGGTCGCGATCATCGCGGTGCTGGTGGCGATCCTGCTTCCGGCACTGCAGTCGGCCCGCCAGCAGGCCCAGACCGTGGCCTGCCAGTCGAACCTCAAGCAGTTCGCGACCGCGCTGTGGATGTACGCTGAGGACTTCAGCGGGTATCTGCCGATTCCTCC from Phycisphaerae bacterium includes the following:
- a CDS encoding prepilin-type N-terminal cleavage/methylation domain-containing protein; protein product: MYNRRSFTLIELLVVVAIIAVLVAILLPALQSARQQAQTVACQSNLKQFATALWMYAEDFSGYLPIPP